The Endomicrobiales bacterium genome contains the following window.
ATTACATAAACCTGATAAGGAATGTTATGCTCAAGGGCAACATACCGGAACTTTACTGGACGAATATTGCGGTCCTATTTTTAATGACCGTCACTACAGTTTTAATTGCAGCCCGCCGCTTCCGCCAGACATTAAATTAACCCGGATTTTGCAACCAAATAAATATCCCAAGGCCATCCACAGTGGGATTGTCTTGGGATATTTATTCAGGCTATCCGGCAAGCTATAGGAACCCAGCAACTATTGAATATACAATTCCCGCTACAACCTCTGTTACATTGTTATTTTATATCGCATGCCTGTACCTTCTTATTAGTTTTATCACTTCAAACATTATCACACTTATCATGCCGGCAGCGAAACACAATGCAAAGTCAATATTGTGGAGCGTGCCAAATTTAAACAGGCTCTTTAATAATGGAACTTCAATACTTAGGAACATAAAAATAACCGCGCCCGTGCTTATCCATAACAATGCTGTATTCTTTTGCCGCAAAATACTTGGCAATGCAAGAACCCATGACCTATTGCATACAATCAACCCAAGATTTCCTACAATCAGCGTTGTAAATGCAAGTGCTCTTGCCGTTTCAACACTTTCTCCAAATTTTTGTGATAAAACAAAAACACCTGCAACAATTAGAAGCAAAACTGTTCCCTGCAATAAACTATATAAAACTGTTGAAAGCGAAAAAAGCGGCTCCTTGATACTTCTCGGCGGGCGCGACATAACGCCTTTTTCTTCTTTTTCGGATTCAAACACTAACGAACATGACGGGTCAATTATCAGTTCAAGAAAAACTACATGGATAGGAAAAAGTATCAAAGGCCATTTAAATATTACCGCGAACAAGCTTAACCCCGCGATAGGGATATGTATTGCAAGTATGTAAGAAATTGCTTTTTTTAAGTTATCAAATATCCGCCTGCCCATACGCACAGCCGCAACTATGGACATAAAATCATCGTCTAATAAAACAAGCGATGAAGATTCCCTTGCCACATCGGTACCTCTGGCGCCCATGGCTATACCTATATTTGCCGACTTAAGAGCTGGAGCATCATTAACACCGTCGCCTGTCATAGCAACTATTTCACCTATTTTTTTTAGTGCGTTTACAATACGAAGTTTTTGTTCCGGCACAACGCGGGCAAATATATTCGTATTCTTTACCCTTATCTCAAGCTCGCTGTCATTCATGGAATCAAGTTCAGGCCCTGTAATAATATCTGAAATATTCTTAAGCCCAATTTGAATAGCAATATTTTTTGCAGTACCCGGGTAATCACCTGTTATCATTACTACACGCACACCTGCCTGATAGCATTCTTCTATTGCTGAAGGAACCTGTTCGCGTATTGGGTCTGCAAGGCCGATAAGCCCTTCAAAACTAAACTCAAAATCGTGCTGTTTTTCTGGAAGAATTGCCGGCTTAAACACAGCTTTTGCTACACCTAAAACCCTTAATCCCTCGTCAGCCATTTTTTCTATTGATATTTTAAGCTTATCCATTGCCTGCTTATCTAAATGGCACAAATCCGCTATCGCCTCAGGCGCGCCTTTCGCGGCTACAACATAATCTTCACTTCCCTGCCGTTTCCATACACGAGACATTGCAAGTAGTTTTTTTGACAATGGATACTCATGTACCATTTCCCAATCGTAATGCACATGCTCTGTATTTTTAAGGCATATTTCGCTTAAATTCCTGATTGCTTTTTCCATGGGGTCATATGGGTCGGTCTGGCTCGCAAGTGTTCCATATTCAACAATCTCATGGCAGTTCTCGTGCAGATTTTCTTTGCCAATAAAGCTTGTATCGTAAAGTATATTATTGGCACAAAGTTTTTGAACTTTCATTTTGTTTACCGTAAGCGTTCCTGTTTTATCTACGCAGAGAACGGTTGCGG
Protein-coding sequences here:
- a CDS encoding cation-translocating P-type ATPase; translated protein: MSINIQAIQNQGLTTQEAAARLKTEGYNELPSAKQRSVWLIAFEVFKEPMFLLLVACGTIYLILGDVQEALILLGFVFVIMGITFYQERKTERALEALRDLSSPRASVIRDGQKLKIPGREVVRGDIIILSEGDRVPADALILEALNLSVDESLLTGESVPVSKYPAENSQIKQDKIKPGGDNQPYVFSGTLLVAGQGIAKVYATGIHAQMGKIGKSLQSIEEEETLLKKDVSRTVKVVGISAGILCLIVITVYGFTRADWLGGFLAGLTLAMAMIPEEFPVVLTVFLSLGAWRISQKRVLTRRIPAVETLGAATVLCVDKTGTLTVNKMKVQKLCANNILYDTSFIGKENLHENCHEIVEYGTLASQTDPYDPMEKAIRNLSEICLKNTEHVHYDWEMVHEYPLSKKLLAMSRVWKRQGSEDYVVAAKGAPEAIADLCHLDKQAMDKLKISIEKMADEGLRVLGVAKAVFKPAILPEKQHDFEFSFEGLIGLADPIREQVPSAIEECYQAGVRVVMITGDYPGTAKNIAIQIGLKNISDIITGPELDSMNDSELEIRVKNTNIFARVVPEQKLRIVNALKKIGEIVAMTGDGVNDAPALKSANIGIAMGARGTDVARESSSLVLLDDDFMSIVAAVRMGRRIFDNLKKAISYILAIHIPIAGLSLFAVIFKWPLILFPIHVVFLELIIDPSCSLVFESEKEEKGVMSRPPRSIKEPLFSLSTVLYSLLQGTVLLLIVAGVFVLSQKFGESVETARALAFTTLIVGNLGLIVCNRSWVLALPSILRQKNTALLWISTGAVIFMFLSIEVPLLKSLFKFGTLHNIDFALCFAAGMISVIMFEVIKLIRRYRHAI